The Panthera leo isolate Ple1 chromosome D4, P.leo_Ple1_pat1.1, whole genome shotgun sequence nucleotide sequence gtatattttttcaaattctattttacccccctcatctcattttagtctacttcagtgtattcatttttttcaattctcaaacgatttcttttttttttctttttctcccccccccctttttttctctaatctgtcaaaccactttcaacacccagaccaaaacacacctaggatctagtatcatctattcgatttgtgtgtgtgtatgttttcaatttttaaattaactatttttttaattttaatttttttaatttcaatttttctacctcattaatttcttttctcccttcaaaatgacaaaatgaaggaattcaccccaaaagaaagagcacaaagaaacagccagggatttaaccaacacagatacaagcaagatgtctgaaccagaatttagaatcacaataataagaatactagctggagtcgaaaatagattagaatcccttctataaaagaagtaacaaaatagctggaatgaaattaaaaatggtataactgagctgcaatcacggatggatgccacggcagcaaggatggatgaggcagaacagagaatcagtgatatagaggacaaacttatagagaatactGACACCGAAAAAACGAgggagattaaagcaaaagagcacaatttaagaattagagaaaccagtgactcattaaaaaggaacaacatcaaaatcataggggtcccagaggaggaagagaaataggggtagaaggattatgtgagcaaatcatagcagaaaactttcctaacctggggaaacacatagacatcaaaatctaggaagcacagaggactcagattagattcaacaaaaactgaccatcaacaaggcatatcatagtcaaattcacaaaatactcaggcaaggagagaatcgtgaaacagcaagagagaaaaagtccctaacatacaaggaagacagatcaggtttgcagcagccctattcacagaaacttggcaggccagaaaggagtggcaagaaatattcagtgtgctgaaacagaaaaatatgcagccaagaattttttatccagcaaggctgtcattcaaaatagaaggagagggaaaaagtttcccagacaaacaaaaattaaaggagtttgtgaccactaaaccagccctgcaagaaattttaagggggactcactgaggggaaaaaagatgaaatatatatatatatatatatatatatatatatatatatatccaaagatatatagatatatatatacacaccaaaagacatatagatatatatatatacacctatatatatagagagagagatatatatatatacacctatatatatatatatatatatatcaaaagcaacaaagattagaaaggaccagagaacatcaccagaaactccaactctacaagcatcataatgccaataaattcatatctttcagtactcactctaaacatcaatggactcaatgctccaatcaaagaacatagggtaacagaatggataagaaaacaagatccatctatatgttgtttacaagagacccacttagacctaaagacaccttctgattgaaagtaaggggatggagaaccatctatcatgctaatggtcaacaaaagaaagctggagtagccatatttacatcagacaatctagactttaaaataaagactatatcaagagatgaacaagggcattatatcataatcaaggggtctatccatcaagaagacctaacaattttaaacatttatgcaccaaatgtggcacccaaatatataaatcaattaatcacaaatataaagaaactcattgatagtaataccataatagtaggagacttcaacaccccactcacagcaatggacagatcatctaatcaaaaaatcaacaaggaaacaatggctttaaatgacacactggaccagatgaacttaacagatatattcagaacatttcatcctaaagcagcggaatatacattcttctccagtgcacatggaacattcttcagaatagaccacatactggaacacaaatcagccctcaacaaatacaaaacgatcgagatcataccatgcatatgaaacttgaaatcaaccacaagaaaaaattcggaaaggtaacaaatacttggagactaaagaacatactattaaagaatgaatgggctaaacaagcagttaaagaggaaattaaaaagtatatggaagccaaagaaaatgataacaccacaacccaaaacctctgggatgcaacaaaggcagtcataagaggaaagtgtatAGCAATCTAGGACTttctaaaaaaggaagagagatcaCAGATTCACAACCTAAACTtaacaccttaaagagctggaaaaagaacaacaaataaaaccccaaaccagcagaagacaggaaataataaatattagagcagaaatcaatgctatcgaaaccaaaaaaccagtagaacagatcaaggaaaccagaagctggttctttgaaagaattaacaaaattgacaaaccactagcctgtttgatcaaaaagaaaaaggaaaggacccaaacaaacaaaatccagagtgaaagaggagagatcacaaccaacacagcagaaataaaaacaatagtaagagaatattatgagcaattgtatgccaataaaatgggtaatctggaagaaatggacaaattcctagaaacatatacactaccaaaactgaaacaggaagaaatagaaaatttgaacagacccataaccagtaaagaaatagaattagtaatcaaaaatctgacaaaaaaaaaaaaaaaaaaaaaaaaaaaagagtccagggccagatggctttccaggggaattctaccaaacatttaaagaagagttaacacctattctcttgaaactgttccaaaaaatagaaatggaaggaaaacttccaaactctttctatgaagccagcattaccttaattccaaaaccagacagagacccactaaaaaggagaactatagaccaatttccctgatgaacatgggtgcaaaaatcctcaacaagatattagccaaccggctccaacaatacattaaaaaattattcaccatgaccaagtgggatttatacctgagatgcagggctggttcgatatctgcaaaacaatcaatgtgattcatcacttcaataaaagaaaggacaagaaccatatgatcctctcaatagatgcagagaaagcatttgacaaaataaagcatcctttcttgataaaaaccctcaacaaagtaggggtagaaggatcatacctcgagatcataaaagccatatacgaaagacccaatgctaatatcgtcctcaatggggaaaaactgagagctttccccctgaggtcaggaacaggacagggatgtccactcttgccactgttattcaacacagtattgggaAGTTTtagcctcagccatcagacaacacaaaggcaTCCGAATTGGCctggaggaggtcaaactttcactcttcgcagatgacatgataccctatatggaaaaccccaaagattccaccaaaaaactgctagaactgattcatgaattcagcaaagttgcaggatataaaatcaatgcacagaaatcagttgcattcctatataccaacaatgaagtgactgaaagagaaatcaaggaattgatcccatttatagttgcacaaaaaaaaaaccacataaaatacctaggaataaatctacccaaagaggtgaaaaatctatacactgaaaactatagaaagcttatgaaagaaattgaagaagacaaaaaaaaaatgggtaaagattccatgctcctggataggaagaacaaatattgttaaaatattgttaaaatgtcgatactacccaaagcaatctacatattcaatgcaatccctatcaaagtaacaccagcattcttcacagagctagaacaaataatcctaaaatgtgtatggaaccagaaaagaccctgaatagccaaagcgatcttgaaaaagaaaaccaaagcaggaggcatcacaatcccagacttcaagctatactacaaagctgtaatcatcctgATAGTATGgtatggcacaagaacagacactgggatcagtggaacagaaatggatccacaaacgtatggacaactaatctttgacaaagaaggaaagaatacccaatgatataaagacagtctcttagcaagtggtgctgggaaaactggacagcaacatgcagaagaatgaacctggactactttcttacaccatacacaaaaataaactcaaaatggatgaaagacctaaatgtaagacaggaagccatcaaaatcctcgaggagaaagcacgCAAAAACCTCTGtaatcttggccgcagcaacttcttactcaacacgtctctggaggcaagggaaacaaaagcaaaaatgaattactgggacctcatcaaaataaaagctagtgcacagcgaaggaaacaatcagcaaaactaaaaggcaactgacagaatgggagaagatatttgcaaatgacagataaagggttagtatccaaaatctataaagaacttatcaaactcaatgcccaaaaaacaaataatccagtgaagaaatgggcaaaagacttgaatagacacttctccaaggaagacatccagatggccaacgaacacatgagaaaatgctcaacgtcactcatcatcagggaaatacaaatcaaaaccacaatgagataccacctcacacccatcagaatggctaacattaacaactcaggcaacgacagatgttggcgaggatgcagagaaagaggatctcttttgcattgttggtgggaatgcaagctggtgcagccactctggaaaacagtatggaagtttgtcaaaaaactaaaaatagaactaccctacgacccagcaattgcatgacTAGGgatttatgcaagggatacaggtatactgttttgaaagggcacatgcacccccatgtttatagcagcactatcaacaatagccaaagtatggaaagagcccaaatgtccattgatggatgaatggatagagaagatgtgatgtgtatatatatatatatatatatatatatatatatatatatatatatacatacatacaatggagtattactcggcattgaaaaagaatgaaatcttgccatttgcaactacgtggttggaactggaggctattatgctaagtgaaattagtgagtcagagaaagacaaaaatcgggaggggacaaaacagaagagacccataaatatgggaacaaactgagggttactgggggggttgtgggaggggggatgggctaaatgggtaaggggcactaaggaatctactcctgaaatcattgttgcaccatatgcttactaatttggatgtaattattaaaaattaaaatttaaaaaattaaaaaaaatatatcaccaGAATGTCTGAATATGAGTGAGCCTGAGGGAAGGAGCTCTGACCACTCTTATACTATTCATAGAACAGCCATTTCTGGCAGACAACTTTCAAGATGCTGGTTCCCTGCAAAGACTTTCCTTGCGCTGTGAGATCTCCTTTGTGTTCCAGGTACTGACCCCAGAGGGGAAACTTGGGCTCAGCTCCTTCCCAGTCCTGCAGACACTGCCCTCTCCTGGAGTGTTCTCGGTGGGGGGAGGAGCTCCCCATGCACACCCCTGAGGGTGTTAAGGGAGCTGCACTGAAAGCTTGAGCTGGTTTGGCTGAGTGTGGACTCTACCCGGTATTGGATGTCCTACTAGCCCTGCAGGCAGCGACCATTTACTGCGGTCAGGTGGACTCTCATCTACTATGATTCAGTCTAAAATTTgcaaactttatttcatttaatccttataatttCCTGTGTGACCACTACTAATATTgtcaccattttttaaaggaagaaatgacaatCTGGTGTCATTTATGTGCTGACGccacagatttctttaaaaaatggggtTTTCTACTGCCTTGtagtctctcctcttcccccaaccTGAAGGGATAAGTAATTATGTAGGAGTCCTTTCTAGAACAACGAAGGAGATGCAGCAGACACTCTGACAGATTGGAGCAGCTGGAGCTGGTCCACTGGACTTAAAAGTTTCTTGGAGAAATCATGTCTGATGATTGTTGATTCCATTTCAGCGATTGCATGAACTAGACACCAAAGTGAAAGATATTACAGAATCTTGGAATTTCACTTTCAACAACGAAGTAGTGAATACATCTTCTATCCGTGGGCGCTGCGGTGGGTGCCCGATACGACGAAATAGTGGACACACCGCCTGCTGTCACAGAGCTTCCAGTCTGGTGGTTCTGGGTCATTGAGCTTTCAAGTAACGTCATTCTGTGGCCAGGACAGGGAAAGGACAGGACGCTGGGAGCACAAAGGAGCATGAAAGGGGCACAAACTCTACAAGAAGCATCTGCCAAGCTGGCATCCAAGGATCTGTAGGAGTTCGCCAAATAAATGCATGATGGTCGATTCTGAACATGATCAGTGGAGATATTGTGGGAGCGCAGACAGAAATAAGAGTTTGGAGATGATGACTAATGCTCGTGATACGATTCTGGGCAAAGACACACACCTGGAAGTCATATCTTAGAGATGACACTCGGAATTATTTGGGAGGTTGAGTCTGTATGTGCAGAGAGGAAGGAGTGTGGCACCCAGCATGGAATTTTGAGAAACACCCAGATTGCCCCAAGATGAGAGAAAATAGTCAACAAAGGAAAgagcggggcaggagcagaaaAGCAGAAGACAGTAGAGACACAGAAGCCACATGGAGGTCAGACTTGAAAGTGGAGGCGTGGCCAAAGGGCTCAGATGTTTGGAAATGGCAGCCAGGGCTGGCTGACAGCAATCTCTGACCTCAGTAAGATGTGGTTTAGTGTAAACCTGGGCCGAGCAGTTTCAGGAGAACAGGGAGGCTGAAGCCACGTTACAGTGAGGGCAGGACGACCTGACCACGAACTGGGAACAGACACGGCAGAGAACTTCAAATAGTCTGGGTATGAACAGAATGACAGAAGCAAGATAATACCTACAGGTGGTTGTAGGGCTGGGatgaagaagatgaaaatgaGGCACATCTGATGCTCACTTTTTAtatgtggaaaagaaaatactgtcaggagagaggagaggtcaCTGATAAAGTATAAGCATCTTACTAGAGCCTTCTCTGCTGTGCGCCAAGGAAATCTGTCCAAAGctaagccttcttttttttttttttttttcaacgtttttttatttttatttttgggacagagagagacagagcatgaacgggggaggggcagagagagagggagacacagaatcggaaacaggctccaggctccgagctatcagcccagagcctgacgcggggctcgaactcacggaccgcgagatcgtgacctggctgaagtcggacgcttaaccgactgcgccacccaggcgcccccaaagctaAGCCTTCTGGAACTGTCCCTCTGTTTGGGGTCACAGAGGTTTTGCACCCAGGGGAAGGGCACCATGGTGAGGCTTGGGATGAGGGAGAGCGATGCTCTCTCATCAAGCGGGGGAAGGTGGAAAAGTGAGTAGGGCCTTTATCAGTAACCCgactctgggctcaaactcatgaactgtgagatcaccacccaAGTGAAAGTTGGGcacccaactgactgaatcacccggGCACTCTGGACTTAGGTTTTAAGAATAAAGAGACTCAACAAGTTGTCTTTGATAAGAATTTATTAAGacaaaatgcatatttaataaaatgaaaaggtgaaTACGTTTTATACATTTTAACACAATGTAAAGACAAAAACCTTtatagggaaatataaatataaattagtcaaaagaatgaatgaatgaataaataaataaataataaacaataaataaataacatcaggGCAATCATCTCTTAAGGACTGATGATCCtgaagctggatttttttttttttttttttacatattcttgCTTAATACTACTcacaaaatatttgtggaattaaagTCAATAAATTCTGTAATGAAGGCTGCAGTGAGAGTCTCTTGAAGTGAGCAGGCATAGTGCAGGGTGATGTGGCACGTGAGTCATTGAGAATCACTTCAAGGTGACCCCAGGTCTCCATCCTTGATGGCCAAGCTGTCTTGCAAGGTCGCCGAGGAGGACAAGGCTCTCATGATTTCCAGTCTGACAACTTCCCAGGCGCAGTCACTGTATCCCTGGTCCTCCAGGTAGACGCGGATGTCCTGGAAGTACCTCTTGATGGCCAGGGCAGGGCCGTGCATCCCCGGGGCGCGCTCTCCCTCGCCCGTGGCCTGCACCAGGCAGGCGTCCAGGGCTTCCAGCTGCCGGTGGAGGCCAGAGCGGAGTCCGTGCAGCGGCGCGGGGCTCCAGGCCGCCGAGGAGCGCTCCGTGTGCAACAGGTTGAAGGTCTGCTGGAGCAGCTCCCGCAggacggcggcggcggcctggGCCTCCCGGAGCTGGCCGCCCTCCAGCATCTCCCGGGGGAAGCGGAAGTCTTTTCTGGCCCGCAGGCACAAGAAAGGGGACAGTCTCCGCATCTGGCCCAGGAGCACCAAGTTGTCCCTGCTAACCTGCGCGTGGCTCCCAGGCAGGGCACAGCCCAGAGAGCCTCCAGGGCGGCAGGTGAGCAGCGCCAGGGCGGTCAGCAGAGGGCGCAGGAGAGCCATGGGGAAGCCGAGGGGGCTGCTGGCCGGGCTGAGCTGGGGGACCTCGGGGCCGAGGTTCTCTGAGCACGGCCTCGAAGCATGGCTCTTAAATAGGGAACGCGgacaatttcattttctgaacatCCTCTCcacttctacttcctttttttgttttcatttatgcaTTCTCCTTATTGTGTAAGAAGATGTCATCAATCTAAAATACTACGTTGGCAATGGAAGCTTTATTTCCCAATAAACTTCCGATATGTCCATCCCAATGGACACTTATCAAAGTAGAAACATCTTTGTCCTAAAGACTGGAGTGATGTAGGCATGTAGGTACTCATACACACACCTGCTCAcatatatgttttcatatatgaACATTGCTCTTTGTGTTAGAAAGAAACTTTGGCCTTGATCGTGGACTAGGTTTTTACCCTCTTTACTTCATACAGAGACAGACTCCTTCATTCCTATGGGTTTTTGTATCTTGCTAGGTTCTGACCAGACGATGTATGGTAAATAAGCTCTTTAGAACCAGGACTGGGTTTTAATTACTGTTGTATTCACATTAGAGACTTGTGGTGATAAGTGAATGAGTTTCTTGGATGTTTCTCTTCATTCTAGAAATAATTGATGCAGGTCCATGCAGTTATGCTTCACTGGGGCCTCAGGGTCAAGACTAATAATACAGACACTATCCTTCTGCCATTTCGTAACCCGTCTACAGTGCTCCTCAGGCTGTGCCAGTGTCCCCAGCAGGAAGCCCGGTTCCGGTCTGGGACATGTAGCTGTGAAGATTCTAATCccagatcattttattttctcagcaaaCCCTCACGCGCAAGGTTGTTATCACCTCTACTAACATGTTCCTCTGGAGTGACTGAGTGTCCTCAACCCAACCTCTCCTGGACTCACTCCCTGAGGGCAGGCTCACCTTTTCCTGAGGACATTAGAATTCCCCTACTGTGGAGGGGCTGGTTTCTTTGTTAGCAAAACAGCTATTGCCCCTAGATCCTTGGCCTTGTCCCTGGAGTGTTTTTGTGAGGGACCCTAGCTCTCAGCGCTGACCTCCTCCTCTCTTGAGCAGGTATAACGTGTCAATAGCCCTCAGATGCTTAGGGCAAAATTTGTCTCAACTTTTGAGACAAAAGTAGGGGAATAGCCCAACTGTAATCATTTCACCTTCAGTAAGCAAATACTTGTCATTTTGCCACCACAGCTTTTATTGTTCAATCTTTTACTTCAACTATTGAGCACTAGTTAGACTCAACATTTCTGAGCTGGGCTCGGGGGACTCACTGATGATGCCTCTCAGTGGAAGCTTCCAGCACAGAAACTAGCAACTCTCCATTGTTCATTCAGTCTGGGTATTTCTCTTTGGCTTCTTAGTCTGTTCATCTGTCTGAGGGTCAGAATGCA carries:
- the LOC122205256 gene encoding interferon omega-1-like, whose amino-acid sequence is MALLRPLLTALALLTCRPGGSLGCALPGSHAQVSRDNLVLLGQMRRLSPFLCLRARKDFRFPREMLEGGQLREAQAAAAVLRELLQQTFNLLHTERSSAAWSPAPLHGLRSGLHRQLEALDACLVQATGEGERAPGMHGPALAIKRYFQDIRVYLEDQGYSDCAWEVVRLEIMRALSSSATLQDSLAIKDGDLGSP